One part of the Anaeromicrobium sediminis genome encodes these proteins:
- a CDS encoding GerAB/ArcD/ProY family transporter, with product MTARNAFPSYALAKKISLGHIIQRIEAIIAIIWFITIFYKIILYFYGTALGLAQILELKDYRPLTLPLGMILVVLSLVVYPNSIYKGIWSSTTWIPYVMTYAFFLPLLLLIVSLFQKSKKGK from the coding sequence ATGACAGCACGAAATGCATTTCCCAGCTATGCCCTTGCTAAAAAGATAAGTTTAGGACACATTATACAAAGAATCGAAGCAATTATAGCCATAATATGGTTCATTACCATTTTTTATAAGATAATCCTATATTTTTATGGAACTGCTTTAGGCCTTGCTCAAATCTTGGAATTGAAGGATTATCGTCCACTTACTCTACCCTTGGGTATGATTTTAGTAGTTCTATCTCTAGTAGTATATCCCAATAGTATATATAAGGGTATATGGAGTTCTACAACTTGGATACCTTATGTGATGACCTATGCTTTTTTTCTACCCTTACTATTACTCATAGTATCTTTATTCCAAAAATCAAAAAAAGGAAAGTGA
- a CDS encoding GerAB/ArcD/ProY family transporter, giving the protein MFLDKNKENDMLDNWKISPGQFKILVIMCFIGTSILLSPVGLATDAKQDAWLAAIMGNVLGLLLVCLYNTIGNYFSNMTLIEYTERLLGKWLGKTISLIFVSFLFINCAMILWLAGDFITTQITPEAPIQFTHTFFVLIVIMGTRLGLETFARAAEVLYPVLIGLLVILVIFLLPDIEFKNMQPVFEYGIKPILNGGLLYASFSSFTLIVLMMIFPAYVNNLKEAKKCFLRGTLIGGMVIFLITILCVLVLGHDMTARNAFPSYALAKKISLGHIIQRIEAIIAIIWFITIFYKIILYFYGTALGLAQILEXYDSTKCISQLCPC; this is encoded by the coding sequence ATGTTTTTAGATAAAAACAAGGAGAACGATATGCTAGACAATTGGAAAATAAGCCCTGGTCAATTTAAAATATTAGTAATCATGTGTTTTATTGGTACTTCCATCCTACTTAGCCCAGTAGGCCTCGCTACAGACGCTAAACAAGATGCTTGGTTAGCTGCTATCATGGGGAATGTATTAGGATTATTATTAGTATGCCTTTATAATACTATAGGAAATTATTTTTCCAATATGACCTTAATAGAGTATACGGAGAGGCTACTTGGGAAATGGTTGGGAAAAACCATTTCTCTTATATTTGTTTCTTTTTTATTCATAAATTGTGCAATGATTTTGTGGCTTGCAGGAGACTTCATAACTACACAAATAACACCAGAGGCTCCTATTCAGTTTACCCATACGTTTTTTGTTCTTATTGTTATCATGGGAACACGCTTAGGTCTAGAAACTTTTGCACGAGCAGCAGAGGTTTTATATCCTGTTCTTATTGGACTTCTAGTTATTTTAGTGATTTTCCTCTTGCCTGACATAGAATTTAAAAATATGCAGCCAGTTTTTGAATATGGAATAAAACCTATACTAAATGGAGGTTTACTTTATGCAAGCTTTTCTTCTTTTACACTTATTGTCCTTATGATGATTTTTCCTGCTTATGTTAATAACTTAAAAGAAGCTAAAAAATGCTTTTTAAGGGGTACATTAATAGGAGGAATGGTCATATTCCTTATAACAATCTTATGTGTTTTAGTACTAGGACATGATATGACAGCACGAAATGCATTTCCCAGCTATGCCCTTGCTAAAAAGATAAGTTTAGGACACATTATACAAAGAATCGAAGCAATTATAGCCATAATATGGTTCATTACCATTTTTTATAAGATAATCCTATATTTTTATGGAACTGCTTTAGGCCTTGCTCAAATCTTGGAANGATATGACAGCACGAAATGCATTTCCCAGCTATGCCCTTGCTAA